CTGCAAGCACGTGCCAGCTTTAGGAGCTAGAGAAGGCATTTCCTCCTCCTGGAAACACAAAGACACCTCAGTCCCACGCTGCTGGCAGTTAGGgaggaaaagcctttttccctctctgttgCCATCTCTGTCGATCCCAGAACTTGATGGGCTGAAGCCAGAGGGTCTCTGCTAGAGACAGCTGTCATGTTTTCAGTTCTAGGGACAGCTTCTATTGTTGAGGACTTCATTGTACTTGGAACAGCAAGAACGCCCCATGTCATTATGTGGGCTCTTCCTGGTTGTCTTGCTTTTCCCTTCTATTTAGTCTCGTGTCAAAAGTGTGTCTGAAGTTTGTTTGATTTAATACCAGGTTGActgaaatgggaataaattattgctgctgttgctggttGTCAGCTCAGCCTTCTCTTTCTGCAGAGCATATTGCATTGCTGATTTCccattgtttttcatttatgtTCCTGTGGTTTTATCCTGCTACTCGCTGCAGACCCCCAGATTTCAGCTCGGCAGCCAGATCAATCAAGCAGTGGGTGTCCTGGTCAGCATCTGCATGGAGTGGAGGTGATGGGCCCAGCTCACAGacagaggggctgctgggctgtcctTTGGAGCAGGTCCTGGCTGCCACTGCAGGCACCCAGTGCTTGGAGAGAAaggccaggcagtgccaggagccacAGTCGCTCTCTGAAGTCAAGGAGCAGGTTCAGTGCTGGTGATTTGTTCTGACTTGGTAGTCTGGCAGTGGACATCCTGGAGAGGTGCTACTACTTGGCAAGGCTGAAATGAGAAAGACGGGTTTAATGTTGCACAGAGGGCTTTGCATGAGAtactgcagggaaaaaacaacccacaagTTCAGTGGGATGGATGATGTGATGTTGACTTGCTCTCAGTGTTTTGCTGTCTGCACTAGCAGAgcatttattctgttttctcttccccttGTAGAAAGTTTTACTACATCACTCTGCTGAGAGACCCCGTATCCCGTTACCTCAGCGAGTGGCGTCACGTCCAGCGAGGAGCTACCTGGAAGACCTCCTTGCACATGTGTGATGGCAGGACACCCACTCCTGAAGAGCTGCCCTCGTGCTACGAGGGCACGGACTGGTCGGGCTGCACGCTGCAGGAGTTCATGGACTGCCCCTACAACCTGGCCAACAACCGCCAGGTGAGGATGTTGGCCGACTTGAGCCTGGTGGGCTGCTACAACATGTCCTTCATCCCGGAGAACAAGCGAGCGCAGATCCTGCTGGAGAGCgccaaaaaaaacctcaaagacATGGCCTTCTTCGGCCTGACAGAGTTCCAGAGAAAGACTCAGTACCTGTTTGAGAGGACTTTCAACCTGAAGTTCATCCGGCCCTTCATGCAGTACAACAGCACGCGGGCGGGCGGGGTGGAGGTGGACAACGACACCATCCGCAGGATCGAGGAGCTCAACGACCTGGACATGCAGCTCTATGACTATGCAAAGGACCTCTTCCAGCAGCGCTACCAGTACaagaggcagctggagaggatGGAGCAGAGGATCAGGAACCGGGAGGAGAGGCTCCTGCACCGCTCCAACGAAGCGCTTCCCAAGGAAGAGACCGAGGAGCAAGGACGTTTGCCCACTGAGGACTACATGAGCCATATTATAGAGAAGTGGTAGCCTAGGCAGACTTTTATATTAATGATATTCTAGGGTTTCCATATAAGAGATGGTGGAagtaaaaatgacaaaaaaaaacaaaaacaaaaacaacaaaaaaatattttatttaaaaacaagtcTGTAAAACAGAAGGTAGATTGCTTCCTTAAGCATAGGGTCTTTTTACTGTTTCTTACAAGACCGATGagattcttaaaaaaatcaataaatacataaaaataaaaaaagggtcAACATTCTAATGCAGAGATAAAAAATGCACAAATGCAGTAAGGCCAAATACAGAAGAATGTTTCTTATCCTCACGATTTTAACACAAATGGCAGaagtgggattttttaaaaatctgtttatcCCCTAATGATCTAAAGATACATAATTAAAAACCAAGGAAACAGAGGTTTTCTTTGGTGGGGGAGGTGGGATGGGAATTGCACTGTTTGTCAGTAGCTGATAATGGTGACTGAGTTGAGGATGGGCCATCCTGTCAGGCTGGGATCTGAGCACACAGCATTTCAGCTGGCAGCCACTGCCAGAAAGTAGAccaccataaaaaaaaaaaagaagaaaaccagtcAGAGGATGAGAAACATTAAAGCAAATTGACTGTGGCCTGGGAAATGTACTTAGCACAGTGGTTCTGATTCATTGCACTGGTATCACATATACATACACAGCTTCATCACAAAATAATGGGGAATTcataccccaaaaatcccagatttgTTTCCCCGACTGATCCCAAAACAAGTTAAAGCCAACCATAGACTCAAACCTGCATTCACATGTTGTCCTGTCAGCTTACACCACTAGCACTCAAGCCACTATCAGTATATTGTGTGTTAACAGCACACAAAAACCCTATCCTACatactaccaaaaaaaaaaaaaaaaagaagaaaaatttaacaACTCCTTCATAAATCCGCACAAAATTCGGACCCTGCAGATGAT
This portion of the Haemorhous mexicanus isolate bHaeMex1 chromosome 10, bHaeMex1.pri, whole genome shotgun sequence genome encodes:
- the HS6ST1 gene encoding heparan-sulfate 6-O-sulfotransferase 1, whose protein sequence is MKRAGRTMVERTSKFLLIVAVSVCFMLILYQYVGPGLSLGSPSGRSYSEELDLFPTPDPHYVKKYYFPVRELERELAFDMKGEDVIVFLHIQKTGGTTFGRHLVQNVRLEVPCDCRPGQKKCTCYRPNRRETWLFSRFSTGWSCGLHADWTELTNCVPGVLDRRESAAAKTPRKFYYITLLRDPVSRYLSEWRHVQRGATWKTSLHMCDGRTPTPEELPSCYEGTDWSGCTLQEFMDCPYNLANNRQVRMLADLSLVGCYNMSFIPENKRAQILLESAKKNLKDMAFFGLTEFQRKTQYLFERTFNLKFIRPFMQYNSTRAGGVEVDNDTIRRIEELNDLDMQLYDYAKDLFQQRYQYKRQLERMEQRIRNREERLLHRSNEALPKEETEEQGRLPTEDYMSHIIEKW